A single region of the Variovorax paradoxus genome encodes:
- a CDS encoding universal stress protein, with translation MTPHSILAVTDFSTHGDNALSRAAQLCAEHGAPLKLIYLAYPGEPPPPDAGCRLAHHALQLGQRHGIRVDSVARIALTLEDILPAARSADLLVWGTAPVRGIRSLFQGQPMESMLRKCRRPVLVVREPAQGPYRSMVVAVDFSEASRGLIELGFALSKDAQVELFHAISMANEGKLRYAEVSEQAIKAYREECHRYARDRMFWLTDSYDARRNRVLSAIRHGSPARQVAVQQQRSGADLVVVGKHPSSAAVDFLFESVAKGVLRHSTSDVLVVPHGYQAASGARATDRLEAQFRRGRRVRAGGVGFSQARAEWRD, from the coding sequence GTGACCCCACATTCCATTCTCGCCGTCACCGATTTCTCCACGCATGGCGACAACGCCCTCTCTCGTGCAGCACAGCTGTGCGCGGAGCACGGTGCGCCGCTCAAGCTCATCTACCTGGCATACCCTGGTGAACCTCCGCCACCCGATGCCGGATGCCGGCTCGCGCACCATGCGCTGCAGCTCGGGCAGCGCCATGGCATCCGCGTGGATTCGGTGGCGAGGATCGCGCTCACCCTTGAGGACATTCTCCCGGCGGCTCGCAGCGCCGACCTCCTGGTTTGGGGCACTGCACCGGTTCGAGGCATCCGGTCGCTCTTTCAGGGGCAGCCGATGGAGAGCATGCTTCGCAAGTGCCGGCGGCCGGTTCTCGTGGTGCGGGAGCCAGCCCAGGGGCCTTATCGCAGCATGGTCGTGGCTGTCGATTTCTCTGAAGCATCGCGTGGCCTGATCGAGTTGGGGTTCGCGCTCAGCAAGGACGCCCAGGTGGAGTTGTTCCACGCAATCAGCATGGCGAATGAGGGAAAGCTTCGCTATGCGGAGGTTTCTGAACAGGCCATCAAGGCGTACCGCGAGGAGTGCCACCGGTACGCACGGGACCGAATGTTCTGGCTGACAGACTCCTACGACGCGCGCCGCAATCGTGTGCTGTCGGCCATCAGGCACGGAAGCCCGGCAAGGCAGGTGGCCGTACAGCAGCAGCGCAGCGGGGCCGATCTCGTCGTTGTCGGCAAGCATCCTTCATCGGCAGCAGTGGACTTTCTTTTCGAAAGCGTTGCCAAGGGCGTGCTCCGCCACAGCACCAGCGACGTTCTGGTGGTGCCCCATGGCTATCAAGCCGCGTCGGGCGCACGCGCAACCGATCGACTCGAGGCGCAATTTCGGCGTGGGCGTCGGGTGCGCGCTGGCGGAGTGGGGTTCAGCCAGGCTCGCGCGGAATGGCGGGACTGA
- a CDS encoding response regulator — protein MSLQTVLIEDSTTIREALIPALADLASAEVVAVADTANEAVTVLKKLGTEWDLAVVDLFLREGSGLSVLRACKERASHQRMVVLTNYPTEEMRRRSLELGADALFDKSNELDRFFDWCLSPAIPREPG, from the coding sequence ATGTCGCTCCAGACGGTTCTCATCGAGGACAGCACTACGATCAGAGAGGCTCTGATTCCGGCATTGGCAGACCTCGCCAGCGCGGAAGTTGTTGCCGTAGCCGACACGGCAAACGAGGCGGTCACCGTTCTCAAGAAACTGGGCACTGAGTGGGACCTGGCTGTGGTCGATCTCTTCTTGCGCGAAGGGTCGGGCTTGTCGGTATTGCGAGCTTGCAAGGAACGCGCATCGCACCAGAGGATGGTTGTTTTGACGAACTACCCGACTGAAGAAATGCGGCGCCGGAGCCTGGAGTTGGGTGCCGATGCACTGTTCGACAAATCGAACGAACTCGACCGCTTTTTTGACTGGTGCCTCAGTCCCGCCATTCCGCGCGAGCCTGGCTGA
- a CDS encoding NUDIX hydrolase, translated as MISVHLHGQRFQVRAAAIVLDAGHLLVHRAPGDAYWALPGGRVEVGEAASATVVREMREELGEAVECGPLVHVAENFFDLAGQRNHEIGFYFRAALDPCSSVLDKDRTHHGIESHLKLEFRWFALAELASINLRPTFLATSLLADPLVFSHAVQREYA; from the coding sequence ATGATTTCAGTCCATCTTCACGGTCAGCGCTTCCAGGTCCGTGCCGCGGCCATCGTGCTCGATGCCGGTCACCTGCTCGTGCACCGTGCGCCAGGCGATGCATATTGGGCGCTGCCGGGCGGCCGCGTCGAGGTCGGCGAAGCCGCGTCGGCGACGGTCGTGCGCGAAATGAGGGAAGAACTCGGCGAAGCGGTCGAATGCGGCCCTCTTGTCCATGTCGCCGAGAATTTCTTCGACCTTGCGGGCCAGCGCAACCACGAGATCGGCTTTTATTTCCGCGCCGCACTCGATCCCTGCTCCAGCGTGCTCGACAAGGATCGAACCCACCACGGCATCGAGAGCCACCTGAAGCTGGAGTTCCGCTGGTTCGCGCTCGCGGAGCTCGCGTCGATCAACCTGCGGCCGACCTTTCTGGCGACCTCGCTGCTGGCCGATCCGCTGGTGTTCTCGCATGCGGTGCAGCGTGAATACGCGTGA
- a CDS encoding dihydrofolate reductase family protein, giving the protein MAKLIVSILSSLDGYCAGPGGALAGLPMDAAFSVHNLDCMRRAGTLLFGATTFLMFEAYWPNVDRGPGSEPVQREIAERVGAARKVLFSDRLVVRPESPWANTEVVSRAQAPARISQLKAAPGPDLLIYGSHVLYNDLLARRLVDELHLLVGSVLLGEGVPTFEPGLAQSWKLLSQNRLPGSDTVALHYDCRPN; this is encoded by the coding sequence ATGGCCAAGCTCATCGTCAGCATCCTCAGCTCACTAGACGGCTACTGCGCCGGCCCCGGCGGCGCGCTCGCCGGCCTGCCGATGGATGCCGCCTTCAGTGTCCACAACCTCGACTGCATGCGCCGCGCCGGCACGCTGCTCTTCGGCGCGACCACCTTCCTGATGTTCGAGGCCTATTGGCCCAACGTGGACCGCGGCCCTGGCAGTGAGCCGGTGCAGCGCGAGATTGCCGAGCGTGTGGGAGCAGCGCGCAAGGTGCTGTTCAGCGACCGCCTGGTCGTGCGCCCCGAGTCGCCCTGGGCCAACACCGAAGTGGTCAGCCGCGCGCAAGCCCCGGCACGCATCAGCCAACTCAAAGCCGCGCCCGGCCCCGACCTGCTGATCTACGGCAGCCACGTGCTCTACAACGACCTTCTGGCACGGCGGCTGGTCGACGAACTGCATCTGCTGGTGGGTAGCGTGTTGCTGGGTGAGGGTGTGCCCACCTTCGAGCCCGGCCTGGCTCAGAGCTGGAAGCTGTTGAGCCAAAACCGCCTGCCAGGCTCGGACACCGTGGCGTTGCACTATGACTGCCGGCCGAATTGA
- a CDS encoding RNA polymerase subunit sigma-70 encodes MSPAPDLVAEAECLSRARAGDTAAFDQLVAPHRRRLHAHCYRMLGSPFDADDALQETLLAAWRGLAGFESRSTLGTWLYRIATRVCLRMISQRPRRMTSPDHGAPLQATTELGEPVAGPVWLEPLPDAEWIGNHEDPATTLQGRESVALAFVAALQHLPGTQRAVLLLREVLEYSAAETAEMLGTSVASVNSALQRAQKTMKERAPAADAQALGAQGVDSLLQRFVSAWEHRDVAALASLLAEDARFTMPPLPAWFNGRRFAMMFFAERVFQTPWRLHPLRANGQPGFACYMQHAGAERFTPGGVVLLRLRGGLIASIDSFLDPAVCRRFGMPDELV; translated from the coding sequence ATGTCTCCTGCGCCCGACCTTGTTGCGGAAGCCGAGTGCCTGTCGCGCGCACGTGCCGGCGACACCGCGGCTTTCGACCAACTGGTGGCGCCCCACCGCCGCCGGCTTCATGCTCACTGCTATCGAATGTTGGGCTCCCCCTTCGATGCAGACGATGCGCTTCAGGAGACCCTGCTTGCCGCCTGGCGCGGCCTGGCCGGCTTCGAGTCGCGCAGCACGCTCGGCACCTGGCTTTACCGCATTGCCACCCGCGTATGCCTGCGGATGATCTCGCAGCGTCCGCGCCGCATGACATCGCCCGACCATGGCGCGCCGCTGCAGGCCACGACCGAACTGGGTGAGCCAGTGGCCGGGCCGGTGTGGTTGGAACCCTTGCCCGATGCCGAGTGGATCGGCAATCATGAAGATCCGGCCACCACGCTGCAAGGGCGCGAGTCGGTCGCTCTCGCGTTCGTGGCCGCGCTGCAGCACCTGCCCGGCACGCAGCGCGCCGTGCTCCTGCTACGCGAAGTGCTGGAGTATTCGGCAGCCGAAACGGCCGAGATGCTCGGCACCTCGGTGGCATCGGTCAACAGCGCACTGCAGCGCGCGCAGAAGACGATGAAGGAACGCGCACCGGCGGCCGACGCGCAGGCACTCGGGGCGCAAGGCGTCGATAGCTTGCTGCAGCGCTTCGTCAGCGCCTGGGAGCACCGCGACGTCGCAGCCCTGGCCAGCCTGCTTGCAGAGGACGCGCGATTCACCATGCCGCCGCTGCCTGCCTGGTTCAACGGCCGCCGCTTCGCCATGATGTTCTTTGCCGAGCGCGTGTTCCAGACGCCATGGCGTCTGCATCCCCTGCGCGCCAACGGCCAACCTGGCTTTGCCTGCTACATGCAGCACGCCGGCGCCGAGCGTTTCACGCCGGGCGGCGTGGTGCTGCTGCGCCTGCGCGGTGGGTTGATCGCATCCATCGACAGCTTCCTCGACCCGGCAGTCTGCCGACGCTTCGGCATGCCCGACGAACTTGTCTGA
- a CDS encoding DUF4287 domain-containing protein, giving the protein MTETTKVKGPASYFPSIEKTYAKPIAYWMNVLQGAGPLKHMELVNRLKTEHQIGHGHANALVAAFLTKK; this is encoded by the coding sequence ATGACCGAAACGACCAAAGTCAAAGGCCCCGCTTCGTACTTTCCTTCGATTGAAAAGACCTATGCGAAGCCAATCGCCTACTGGATGAATGTTCTCCAGGGTGCAGGTCCTCTCAAACACATGGAACTCGTGAACCGGCTCAAGACGGAGCATCAGATCGGTCACGGACACGCTAACGCGCTGGTGGCGGCATTCCTGACGAAGAAATAA
- a CDS encoding serine hydrolase domain-containing protein encodes MTVTRRQLALSAFGTAFLAGCTSVPTMPPPAVSSDRLRRIAPALNAQVGVGTFPGAVSLVSHEGKLVHHEAVGFLDAAKTKPMPRDAIFRLASMTKPLTSVATMMLTEQGVLKLNDPVTNWLPELKNLKVETPAGDVPLSRPITVQDLLMHTAGFVYGPASPSPRIGKMYADLGIESLEVDITGDEMLKRLGTIPLAYQPGTTWFYSIATDVLGLLLERATKKRLDVLMQEMLIGPLGMTDTAWWVPPAKRGRLAEALESDAQKAPMLRAYRHDTDPAPRTYLKGGAGLVGTGADYLKFAQMVLNGGTDGQTRYLSRKTVEFMLSDHLIGKAGVPNATTGPGYGFGLGWGVRLYDGVGWTPGSVGDAMWAGAWGTSFWIDPREQLVGVLMAQCPSNRIHTRMLYKNLVYGAVS; translated from the coding sequence ATGACCGTTACACGGCGCCAGCTTGCCTTGTCCGCCTTTGGGACCGCCTTCCTTGCTGGATGTACAAGCGTGCCGACCATGCCACCTCCGGCAGTGTCTTCAGACCGACTGAGGCGCATCGCTCCGGCCCTGAACGCGCAGGTTGGCGTCGGCACTTTTCCAGGCGCCGTGTCCCTTGTCTCGCACGAGGGAAAGCTGGTGCACCATGAGGCGGTTGGCTTTCTTGACGCTGCCAAGACCAAGCCCATGCCGCGCGACGCCATTTTTCGCCTCGCCTCCATGACCAAGCCATTGACCTCCGTCGCCACGATGATGCTGACGGAGCAAGGTGTGCTGAAGCTCAACGACCCGGTCACGAACTGGCTGCCCGAACTCAAGAATCTCAAGGTCGAGACGCCGGCGGGCGACGTGCCGCTGTCTCGTCCAATCACTGTGCAAGACCTGCTCATGCATACGGCAGGTTTCGTCTACGGTCCAGCCAGCCCGTCGCCGCGCATCGGCAAGATGTACGCGGACCTGGGTATCGAATCTTTGGAAGTCGACATCACCGGCGACGAGATGCTCAAACGCCTGGGCACCATCCCACTTGCGTACCAGCCAGGCACGACCTGGTTCTATTCGATTGCTACCGACGTGCTGGGCTTGCTATTGGAGCGCGCGACCAAAAAACGTCTGGACGTGCTGATGCAAGAGATGCTGATCGGCCCGTTGGGAATGACCGACACCGCCTGGTGGGTGCCACCGGCCAAACGCGGTCGTCTGGCAGAGGCGCTGGAAAGTGACGCGCAGAAGGCGCCGATGCTGCGCGCCTACCGCCACGACACGGACCCGGCGCCACGCACCTACCTCAAGGGCGGCGCCGGATTGGTTGGTACGGGCGCGGACTACCTGAAGTTCGCGCAGATGGTGCTGAACGGTGGAACCGACGGCCAGACGCGATACCTGTCGCGCAAGACTGTGGAATTCATGCTCTCCGACCATTTGATCGGCAAGGCCGGGGTGCCCAATGCGACCACCGGCCCGGGATACGGCTTCGGGCTGGGATGGGGCGTTCGCCTATACGACGGCGTGGGCTGGACGCCTGGCAGCGTGGGCGATGCAATGTGGGCCGGAGCCTGGGGAACGAGCTTCTGGATTGACCCGCGCGAGCAGCTGGTCGGCGTGCTGATGGCGCAATGTCCCTCCAACCGGATTCACACACGGATGTTGTACAAGAATCTGGTCTATGGAGCTGTGTCTTGA
- a CDS encoding hydroxysqualene dehydroxylase, with amino-acid sequence MDRFVDRSTLGDITADVVIAGGGIAGLSCAAWLAADCGLRVLVVEKDDHLGGRAASCLDTATGDAVDIGPHVLTSEHRNFLALLERVGTIGQVHWQPDPLITLLDGGRQLRMHAPRWPPPLHGLPNLRNALRCMSWRDLMSNMSIAWTAARLDEPGTLALDDLDAESYLRLHGVSGRSIDWFWRSSMLALLNAPLAECSAAAVMRVFRLMLGRSGYYFGFPKVALADLYAPGCRRAVEAAGGHVQTSCAARSLLATASGAFEGMLLEGGRIVRARAGVLALPPQALAAVTHDTAGATLNRFANGAWFKPCAYVSTMLWFDTKLTSECFWARVWAEGDLNTDFYDLSNIRPELPRTGSLIVANAIHADEAWTWGDARLVAQTRRELADFAPAAAGALLRHSRVHRIPMAVPCPAPGTERLRPAARTTVPGLWLAGDWTATGLPCSMESAARSGALAAEHVAAAFGIGLRRALPPPSTQWPIAALTHSGSRR; translated from the coding sequence GTGGACCGATTCGTCGATCGGTCGACGCTGGGGGACATCACGGCCGATGTGGTGATCGCCGGTGGCGGCATTGCCGGCTTGTCCTGCGCTGCATGGCTTGCCGCCGACTGCGGCTTGCGCGTACTCGTCGTCGAGAAAGACGACCACCTGGGTGGGCGTGCGGCAAGTTGCCTAGACACGGCAACTGGGGACGCCGTCGACATCGGCCCGCATGTACTCACTTCCGAGCACCGCAATTTCCTTGCGCTGCTGGAGCGCGTCGGAACGATCGGCCAGGTGCACTGGCAGCCCGATCCGCTCATCACCCTGCTCGATGGCGGTCGTCAGTTGCGCATGCATGCCCCTCGGTGGCCACCTCCGCTACACGGGCTGCCCAATCTGCGGAACGCCCTGCGATGCATGTCATGGCGCGACCTGATGTCCAACATGAGCATCGCCTGGACCGCGGCGCGGCTGGACGAACCCGGGACGCTAGCGCTCGACGATCTGGACGCGGAGAGCTACCTGCGTCTCCATGGCGTCAGTGGCCGGAGCATCGACTGGTTCTGGCGGTCGTCCATGCTGGCCCTGTTGAACGCCCCGCTTGCCGAATGCTCGGCGGCTGCGGTGATGCGTGTCTTCAGATTGATGCTGGGGCGCAGCGGCTACTACTTCGGGTTCCCGAAGGTCGCACTTGCCGACCTGTATGCGCCGGGCTGCCGCAGGGCCGTCGAGGCTGCGGGAGGCCATGTTCAGACATCCTGCGCTGCGCGCTCGCTGCTCGCAACGGCAAGCGGCGCCTTCGAGGGAATGCTGCTCGAAGGCGGCCGCATCGTACGCGCCCGCGCAGGCGTGCTGGCTTTGCCGCCGCAGGCGCTTGCGGCCGTCACCCACGATACAGCGGGCGCCACGTTGAATCGGTTTGCAAACGGCGCGTGGTTCAAGCCATGCGCCTACGTGAGCACGATGCTGTGGTTCGACACCAAGCTGACCTCCGAGTGCTTCTGGGCTCGGGTCTGGGCTGAAGGCGATCTGAACACCGACTTCTACGACCTCTCGAACATTCGGCCAGAGCTCCCGCGCACCGGTTCTCTGATCGTGGCCAACGCCATTCATGCCGATGAAGCCTGGACCTGGGGCGATGCGCGGCTCGTGGCGCAAACGCGCCGGGAGCTTGCTGATTTCGCACCCGCTGCGGCCGGTGCGTTGCTGCGTCATTCGCGCGTGCATCGCATTCCGATGGCGGTGCCTTGCCCGGCGCCAGGCACCGAGCGGTTGCGACCTGCAGCGCGCACGACGGTGCCGGGCCTCTGGCTTGCCGGCGACTGGACCGCGACAGGACTGCCGTGTTCGATGGAGAGCGCAGCCCGCTCCGGCGCCCTGGCGGCAGAGCACGTGGCAGCGGCCTTCGGCATAGGGCTCCGCCGCGCGTTGCCCCCGCCTTCGACTCAGTGGCCGATAGCGGCGCTCACGCACAGTGGTTCGCGGCGGTAG